The following are from one region of the Mesorhizobium sp. B4-1-4 genome:
- a CDS encoding DUF1127 domain-containing protein gives MTTIDFATETSRIITRPAVATRVANTVSNAYRAWKNRRAFYRLGEMSDAELADIGLTRADLHVAIDVPFGRDPTVILREIASDRLETIEHIARKVA, from the coding sequence ATGACCACGATCGATTTCGCCACCGAGACCTCGCGCATCATCACGCGTCCGGCCGTTGCGACGCGCGTGGCAAATACCGTCTCCAACGCCTATCGCGCCTGGAAAAATCGCCGCGCCTTCTATCGCCTTGGCGAGATGTCGGATGCCGAGCTCGCCGATATCGGCCTGACGCGCGCCGACCTGCATGTCGCCATCGACGTGCCGTTTGGCCGCGACCCGACGGTGATCTTGCGTGAAATTGCCAGCGATCGCCTCGAAACGATCGAGCACATCGCCCGCAAGGTGGCCTGA
- a CDS encoding LysR substrate-binding domain-containing protein, which yields MKAPLDLDQLQTFISIADTGSFTRAAEEVHRTQSAVSMQMRRLEERIGKPLFEKDGRSNRLTEEGDKLLSYARRLLYLNRETLAAFDDQRLEGTIRIGTPDDYADRFLPEIMARFTRSNPRVELTVICEPTPGLVEHIKRGNLDLALVTHNDVRGQSEVVRREPLLWVSSANHATHEQEILPMAFGRPNCIWRRAAVDVLDQQNRDYRILFTSFSATVITAAVLSGLAISVLPECALRPGMRVLGEADGFGALPDCRIGIMRGQTPRPEIVDALARHISESLDNISVPLGEETGTFDFAALAFAKMKRTRANQILPGW from the coding sequence ATGAAAGCGCCGCTCGATCTCGATCAGTTGCAGACCTTCATCTCGATCGCCGATACCGGCAGCTTCACCCGCGCGGCGGAGGAAGTGCACCGCACCCAGTCGGCGGTGTCGATGCAGATGCGCCGGCTGGAGGAGCGGATCGGCAAGCCGCTGTTCGAGAAGGACGGGCGCAGCAACAGGCTGACAGAGGAAGGCGACAAGCTGCTCTCCTACGCAAGACGGCTGCTCTACCTCAACCGCGAAACACTCGCCGCCTTCGATGACCAGCGGCTCGAAGGCACGATCCGTATCGGCACGCCGGACGACTATGCCGACCGTTTCCTGCCCGAGATCATGGCGCGCTTCACGCGCTCCAATCCGCGCGTCGAACTGACCGTGATCTGCGAGCCGACGCCGGGGCTGGTCGAGCATATCAAGCGCGGCAATCTCGACCTGGCGCTGGTGACGCACAATGATGTACGCGGCCAATCGGAAGTCGTGCGGCGCGAACCGCTGCTGTGGGTTTCTTCGGCCAACCATGCGACGCACGAGCAGGAAATCCTGCCTATGGCCTTTGGCCGGCCGAATTGCATCTGGCGGCGCGCCGCCGTCGATGTGCTGGACCAGCAGAACCGCGACTATCGCATCCTGTTCACCAGCTTCTCGGCAACCGTCATCACCGCCGCGGTGCTGTCTGGCCTCGCGATATCCGTGCTGCCGGAATGCGCGCTCAGGCCCGGCATGCGCGTGCTGGGCGAAGCCGATGGCTTCGGCGCCCTGCCCGACTGCCGCATCGGCATCATGCGCGGCCAGACGCCGCGGCCGGAGATCGTCGACGCGCTTGCCCGCCATATTTCGGAAAGCCTGGACAATATCTCGGTACCGCTCGGCGAGGAGACGGGAACCTTCGACTTCGCCGCCCTCGCCTTCGCCAAGATGAAGCGGACCAGGGCGAACCAGATCCTGCCAGGCTGGTAG